Within the Eucalyptus grandis isolate ANBG69807.140 chromosome 1, ASM1654582v1, whole genome shotgun sequence genome, the region CTCAAACAGAGCAAAGCATCGAACTGCAGATCTTCTATTAAAGCTGTTCTTCTTTTGTACAACTTAGACTGTGAAGTTCACTCTAGGGACAATGGACAGATTCCATGTTTCTTCCTAGCAGCTTGCTTAGTCTCCAGAGTCAGCGAGATAGCTCTGCGACTTCAATTAGCCGAAGGtgttaaatttttagtttaacAGACACTTTCTCTCTACGAATCAAATGGTTCTTGGCAAGTTAGCAAGATAAAGAGAGTATAATGGTCTCATTCTGAAATAGCAACAAGAAGCTGGTGAAAGGTGTTGGATCTTTCCATTCTTTGCCAATTGGCTAATTTTTAAGGAAACAGGTCAAGCTCCAGAAATTTAGAAGCATTACAAGGCTCAGAAAGGTCTTGATTCACTGCAAGATACAATCTTCTGCAAAGAACatctaatataaatttttaacaCTTAGATTTGTGTAGATGTATTGCTCTACAACGGGTAAACCCGCATGTCATTGGTTTTGCTATCGAATACTACCGAGATTTAGGGCACCTACAAAAACCTCGACACCCTGCAACCGCGTGATGGAAATGGCTGCCTCATCTTCCAAATCCAGCAAGCAGCTTTGATACCTGACTCGCTGCAAGAGTTCTTGGACGATCCTAACAACATGTTTGTGGAAGTCAGAATCCGCTCCTACAGCAACAGGCCTTTTGCCTATTGTGGAATCTGGATCGGTGACCAAGCGAGGACAATTTGGATTGTCGCGCATGACAACACTTCTTGgctggggaagagttttttttttagaaatagtttttttctatttctattacagggaacaatttctgagtaaaagaacctgtttggtaattacacaaaatttctactcttggaatagaaaaataatataaatgcatttggtaacgcaacTGATAACgcaacagtttcttttttgtatttattcgttttttattcttgctcatggATTGTTGACCGCCAACCGTCGCCGCTCGCtaccgccgcccatcgccggcgGTTGGCGGCCGGCGGCCGATGGCTGTGTGGCAGCGGTCGGTGGTGACAATCGCAGCTGGTGATCGGGCGGCGGCAACGGGTGGGCGGGCAGCGACGGGCGGCGGAggccagcggcggcggcggcggaggccggcaaccggcggtCGACAGTGGCTCTGGGCGGTTGAAGGTGGCTGCGAcaagagagaagaataaaagaaaaataatttttttttacttatatctagaaattgttcctaggaacataagtaatttttttttttgtttctcgtttttgctccaaatctattcctggTCTAACTTTCTATTCtccggaatagaaaaacaacttggcgTTACCAAAtaggtttctatttttttttttttaatattcagcGGAACAGaagaacagaaattgggagaaacaaaATTGTTACCGCCTTTATCTCCGTTCTGCTTTTATTGCAAGGAGCGAAGACAAACTCCGGCCGTGGTTTTGAGAATGGTTAAGGACATTCCTGGGAAGATGTATGCGCTGTCGAGGGGTTAGCTGGGCTCGTGGGACAAAGAAGTGCTATGGTTTGAGCAGATGAAGTATGTGTGCCTTGACGCATTTTATAGTTTTGAGATGGGGACGGTCCTATTGGTAGCTGGTCGGCTCCTAGTGCCGCCATGACTGACGAAGGTTGGATCTCATGGGCAGCTTTAAAGTATAATAGGATCAAGTATTGGTTAGGGTTCTTGAGGCGCTGACAGCGATGAGTAGTTCTTTGGAAAATACGCGTAAAAACTTTTCATCTCGGCTTTTCTTTCTTATACTTAATGATGAGCATTTTAGGAAGAACCGGTTACAAAAAACGTAGGGAccaatttttatgataaataaaaatgattgattgaGGAATTTGGCTCACTAGCTCATCCTAATATTTCTGCGATGAAAAGCATGTTACATTAGTTGTGTTATTTTTTTAGTTATAGttggggaaaattgtcaaaaaaatcataaatttattgtatttttgccaattcactcctaaacatttttatttcgccaattaagtcctaaacattttcacattttgctaattgagtccatttagccaattttagctagaaattactaacatggacaGTTGGTGCTAACATGGCActgtttaataatattttaatggtttttaaatactttttgaattttttatgctttaaaaaagaaaaaagctttaCCCTTGTTGGCCACAAGCGTGGGTCGGCTGACCCTCactagccataggcaagggctgGCCGACCCTCGCTAGCCCCAGGTGAGGGCCACAATGCCCTTAGCCAAGTGAGGGCTTGGCTATCCTCACCAATTCTATGTGAGGGCTTGCGTGCCCTCACTTTGGCTAGTGAGGGCCCTAATGCCCTCACCTAAGGCCAATAAGGGTCGGTTGGCCCTTGCCCCCCGTTGACCTCGAGCAAGGTTGTGCATCTTGCTTGGGGCTGGCAAGGGTCGCCAAGCCCTCGCCTAGCTAGATCTATCAAGGGCATCGCGGCCCTCATTGATTTTGCATGGGGGTTTACTTGACCTCGCTTTAGCCGACAAGGGGCAATCGACCTTCACCTATGGCTGGTGAGGGTCGGCCCTCGCCCCCTGTCGACCCTGAGTGAGGTCACGCTCACCTGATGTCGGCGAGGGTGTTGCGACCTTCACCGATTCTATGCGAGAGCTCGCATGCCCTTACTTTGGCTAGGAAGGGCCCTAACTCTCCCCACTCCCCTTGGCTGGCAAGGAGCACTGGCCCTCGCCCCTCCCTAGCCACCCTCGCTAGCCCTCTCTccaaaatcctaaaaaaaaataaaaaaaaataaaagtaaaataaagaaaaaaagcataagaattcaaaaaattattaaatatcattaaaatattattaaagagTGCCATGTCATTGTCGGCtatccatgtcagcaatttttggccaaaattggttgtcggatggactcaattgataaaatgtgaaaatatttaggatttgattaggaaaattgaaaaatcttagaactgaattgataaaagtgtaataggtttatgactttctagataatttttccattatAGTTGAGCATGCATTAGATGGTATGGTTAACTGCACTTGCGTCATTTTAGTCAGCGAGATGCGAGATTAATTAGGAAATTCATCACGTTTGAATTAATCCACGTAAATAAATTAGAcaatgcaaaaatatatatcttttttgcATATATCCAGAGATATTAGCTTATTAGTACAATAAGCACTTTCAATGGAGCATCCTACGCTGACGACACCAGCGCTACACGAAAAGCAGTTCTCCGGTCATGATCAGAGCCTAAGTGACAAGTCCAACCCTCCATTTTCGAGTCCCTGAGTGCCGGAGGAGCTTCCATTGGCAAAAACATTGGCAAATGGTGGTCTCGGTCCTGTGCTCTGAGGAGGAACCTTGGTACAGAAGTGAGGGTCGCCATTATAGTTCATAGGTCGATACGCCATTCCATTCAGCTGATTCGCCATGGCCGGTCGAGGCCACGCTGAGGCTTGAGGATTCATTATCATTGTCCGCTTCAGCGTCCACCCATAGGTAGGTTCGACAACATTGGTAGGCGCGGGAAAAGCACGAGGCCTAGCACGAGGCCTACAGGCCATGGGGTGCCCCGGGACAGGAATTGCCTGCACACCAAAACAACTTGGGTCAAAATAAGGGTTCGCCTGAGAGAAGGCATAAGTGTTCCACGTTCTCTCTTTCGCCTGCCTTTCCGCGGCACGCTGGCGCCTGTGGGCGTTCTGGTGGCCCCCCAAGGACTGCAAGGTGTCGAACTTCGCCTTGCAGTACTTGCAACCGTAAGCCCGGGTCGCGAGGGAATTGTTGAAATTTCGTTTCGGTCTGTCGGGTTTATTTCGAAGAATGTTTTCAAGGGAATTCAACAGATTGATCGCGGGTGCAGATCCATGGTGATCATCACTAGAGAGCTTCACTTCAAGAACTGAAGGACCCGATATTCGCTCCGCCATCCCTTCCGCATCTCCGGAGAGAAGGGTCACCAGGAATTTCTCTCCAGAGGGTGTTTGAACTTGTTCCATGGCAATATTGTGAATGATGGATGTGATTGAAAGAGAACAAAGAACGGAATATTTGTAGTGGGAAGATGTTGCCATGCTTGGAAGGATATCTCACTTGTTTTATGATATATACACTAACATGGTAATTTTGCAATCGGAGATTTAATTTCACGCGGCCTGGACTTCAAAATGAGGAACTAAAATCTTGGGAGTCCAATAATATAAGTGCTTTCCTTTTAAATCAAAAGGTGTGAGTTAAGCATGGATTAAGTAGCCTTATACAGAGCACCTAGACGTCTTAAGGAGTCCTCTAATTTTTGTGTTTGTTGTAAATTAAATGCAAGAAGCTTAAATGAATCGCATTAATCCATTTGTCGGCCGCCGCCTCTACGTGAATATAGCGGATTGTCCTATATCGATAAATTACTTTGGTAAGAAAGTTATCTTGGGCAGGACGTATGTTCAATCGTAAACTTATGTACGACCCTCCTATTTCACGTGCTATcacaatttttatcatttcaatcttaggttgcgtttggtagtccggatttgagtccggataggataatttgttatcctatccAATGTTTGGGAATGTCTACCGGATCGGACAAACCTGGATATATCCGGATAAAACGCCGGATAAAAAACCGGGGGGGGGGTGGGATAAACCTGGATtggataagatttttattttttaaggaaagaaataacttaacaaaaagagaagatatcactTGCCGTTTTCAATGGTGGCCCTTTGCGGaggtggccacaattcctagatctagggtttttccatggcctttaattaattgaattttctatttttttaattttataatttaaatgaatatcatatttatttttaatcttatcCTGAAATACAccaaacacttgataggattaAATATGTCCGCATTTATTATCCAAATGATTTAATATCTTActttatcctatcatatcctGATTTTTATCCAGACAACCAAACATAGCCTTAGAGTTTAAAAATGTACGACATATGAAAGAGCAGGGGATTTGCGCCTCGTATTCCTGGATCTTTAATTCCTTTATAGGcttgttattctctctctctctctctctctctctctctctctctctctctctctctagcttggCATatataataatggaaaaatgaTACAAGTAATCCGTAAACTTTAACCTAATGTGCAATATTGTCcatcaacttttaatttgttcaatataattcgTAAAATTCAGTACAATGTGTAACATCATAtctaaacttttatttgtttaatgtggtgtTTGAACCTTTGATATTTACTTAATTCAAAACCCTGGAGTATACGAAAACGTTTGTCCTTAAATTAAATCAAGTTAACATAATCTATTCATCTACCTTCCAATCCAGTACGTTTGaatggtggaaaaaaaaaggtcacaCGTAGATTATTCACATAAGATATTCAATTCAAATCAGAATataaaaattcttttagtttgtttaatgtgttaaatatgaaaaatgattATCCATGTTATTTGACAACGTAGattattatattctaatttGAGTAAAATATCTTATGGAGATAATCCATATGTAACGTTATTTTGTTATCCACCGTTCAAACTTACTAGATTGgaagcaaaattagaaattttcattGGAAGGATGATaatagatattttcatataattttggaattattttgAACATTTATTGAAAGCTCGGgttcacattaaaaaaattaaaagttgagagATAACATCGCACATTGGGATAAAATTTAGAGATCGCattcaacaaatttaaaatttagaaatgatgtTGTACATTAGACTATAGCTCAGGGATCATTTGTGTAATTACCTACTTTATTCTTATGCACTCTTTCATCCAAGCAAGGAGATTCATGTAGCTAATAATATATAGATTTTGAAGTGCAACAAATGGATAGATATTTCGCTAATTATATCGGATTGCgacttttttctgaaaaaaaaaattatattcagaaaGAGACTCATAAATTTCTATTACATTTAATCATTGAGATTACGCAAAGGCCGTTGTTGGCGTTATTTTGTTAGTTATACTTGAACATGCGTTAAATTATTATGGTTAATGGCACTTGTCTCCATTTAGATGGCATAAATTAGGTTATTCATCACATTTAATTAATCCACATTACGTAGACAATGTGAAACAGATATTTTGCAATATATTCTAGAAAATTTCAGCTTGTTAGTGACACATGAACTTGAATGGAGCATCCTATATTGATGACACCAAAGCTATATGAAAAGCAGTTCTCTGGTCACGATCAGAGCCTAAGTGACAAGTCCAACCCCTCATTTTCGAGTCCCTGGGTGGTGAAGGAGTTTCTATTGGCAAGAACATTGGCAAATGGTGGTCTCGGTCCTGTGCTCTGAGGAGAAACCGTAGTAGGAAAGTTAGGGTCACCATTACTTTTCATAAGTCAATGGACCATTTCGTTTAGCCAATCCGCCATGGCCGGTTGGTGCCGCGCCGAGGCTTGAGGGCTTCTTGTTGTCATCGGCTCGGGCGTCCACCCATAGGCAGGTGCGACAACATCAGCAGGTGCAGGCCAAGTAAGAGGGCCATAGGCAACGGGTTGCCCCGGAACAGGAATTGCCTGCATGCCAAAATAATCTTGGTTAAAGTTGGAGTCCACCTGAGAAAAGTCATGAGCAATCCGATTCATCGCTTGCGCCGGCTTTTTTGCACCATGCCCACACCTGTGGGCTTTCTGGTGACCCCCCAACGACTGCGAGGTGTCAAATTTCGCCTTGCAGTACCTACAATAGTAAGCCCGGGTTGGGAGGGTATTGTTGAAATTTCGTTTTGGCGTTTCGGGTTTCTTCTGGGGAGCTTTTTCAAGAGAATTCAATGGATTGATCGTGAGTGCAGATCCACGACGATCATCAGTAGAGAGCTTCGCTTCAAGTAATGAAGCCACCCTGCCCTTCGCGTCTCCAGAGAGAAGAATCCCTGGGGATTTCTCTTTTGAGAGGGTTGCACTTGTTTCATGGCAAGGTTATGTCTCATGTCCTTGCATGAGAACAAAGAATTGAGTATATGTAGTGCGAATATGTTGCTATACATGGAAGGATATCTAACTCGTTTTGATTTTACATACACTAAGTTGGTAATCTTGTAATTGGAGTTTCAATAGGACGCGCTTTGACATCAGTTCGGGCAACTAAGACCTTGTGAGTTCAACTTAATTATAAGAATGGATGTAAGATTCCCAAGCTTATAGAAGTGCTTTCCATAATGATCACAAGGAGTGAGATATCCATGGAAGATCTAGTCATAAATAGCGCATCTAGACGTCAGAATACTAGAGGTGTCAActgtctcattttttttttttatgaatgaattgTAAATGGGTTGTCAGCAATTGAAGGCCTGGCTAAAAATGAGTTCAAAGAGCTAAGGTTGAATTAGATGGGTCAAAAATGGGTCACGTGTGAAACTTGATATGTACGTCGTAAATCAAATGCAACAAGCTCGAGCGAATCGCGTTGTCTTATATTGAAGATTGCTTTGGAAAGAAGGTTTCCAGAACCTGAACATATGGTCAATTGCCATCATATCCATGGCCCTGCTATTTTACATACTATAACAATGTTTATCTCATCTTAGTCTTAGAGTCTAACTAAAAGAAAGTGCACGACACATGGTCTTTGGAATTTTAGTTTTCTGGACTACAGGTGTTGTGAAGACTAATTAGCTAGCCGCATTGACAATTGTGTAGATTACATCTTTGATCTCCGACGTCTGCTGCGTCCATGGTGGAGCAATCCTGCTCGTCATCAGCTTTGCAATCGAAATCGACCGACCTTTCGGGCACCGAAAAGAACCCACTAGTGGACTATGCAACTGCGAAACGACAACAACTGCCTCATCTTACGTATCCGACATGCAGCTTCGATCCGGGACTCGCTACGTGAGTTCGTGAATGATCCGGACAACATGTTCGTGGAGTCGGAATCCTCCCCAGATGCAACAAGCTTGTCGGCTCTCTCATATTGATGTTGTCCTACATCGATTGTGGCAATGACTAGGGGTTAGTTTATAAGTATGAGGGAAAATTTCACCATTTGAGCAAGCTTTTAGAGTGAAAGATGGCCAAAGACtgcccaacattggtatcaaagctctTGTTGTCAACAAGTCAATGCGAGAGAAAGTCTCATTTTTTGAGCTAACTTTTGAAGTAAGAGTGGCCCAAGAGCACCCAACATCCTGGACTCCGCATTGGCGACTGAGCGAGGACCTTCCCGATGTGTggaggggagattgttgagattgTCCCACATTGATTGGTGGCCAGGCGAGGACCATCGATCAATTGGCGGCCAGGCGAGGACCAAACTTTGGCCATGGATTTGGGTGttggtagtttgtttataaaacctAAGAGGTGCATTATCCCATATTGAAAAGTTGTGAACGTGGACGTGGACTGGATTTAGCACGAAtccttgtttttttattttgtttattgattaaaattccaatttatacaACTTGATTGTTTATAACAGAATcacgattattttttattattatttaattttgaatttattattttttcctaatGGATATTAGGTGCTCCTACAACCTTTGGAAGGTTGTCTATTTAGACACAACTTCTTCATCTTCGAAagattgtatttatttaaatatatttattcaaCATTTCTATTCAACACtttaagtttcatttttttcattttctttcaaaagatacaCAACCGttattttcaattgtttcccttCAAGAGTTTCTGAAGAAATAATATAATTACTATTTGATATTTACAACTCCATACTTCTTCCCGATCAAATTTTTACCAACATTGGGTCCCCCAAAGACTGGTCAAGGAGATTCTCAAGAAGAAGTATGCATCGCTGAGGGTTTTGCTGAGCTCCTGGGATAACAAAGTGCTATCGTTTGAGCAGATGAAGTATGCCCTTCTTGACGCATTTTATTGTTTTGAGATGGGGGACAGTCCTATTGGCAACTGGTCGGCAACCAGTGCCGCGGTGACTGATGACAGCTGGAATTATGAGCAGCTTTAGGGTTTCATAAGATCAATTTTTGCTAGAGTTCTTGACGTGATGAGAGTGATGGTAGTTCTTTGGAAGATAGGCGTCACAACTTTTCATCGTAGGTTTTTGaagggaaacattgcttataAGCAATGGTgtgtcttctttcttcccttcctcttcttcagccaTTTTTTGAGTAATTAAATAAcgaaaaagtattaaaaaattttatattgACACGAATTCAATTATAAAgctttcaattagatcaatttagtcctaaacattttgcacttgtaccaatttaatttatccagtcaattttgacaaaaaattgcTGCTATAGATGCTAGACGTTCTATGGGATATGACTAGTGCTAACATAGACaacatttacaaaaaaaaaaattgaagtttgaggttttttttttttttttttgttcttgtttatttttcctttcattttggccgGTGAGGGCAGCACCCTCACTAGCAAGGAAGAGGGCCTTTGTGACCTTGCACATAGGACCGTTGTGGACTTTGTGGACCATCTAGTGAGGGCCATTGCGGCCTCCCTTTACAAGCAAGGCTGTCAAAGCACTCTCACCTATGGCCTCTAGCTCTGGTTGAGGGCCGCGACCATTGCCTGCAGTTGGCAAGGGCTTGCTTGCCCTCATtggccaaaatgaaaggaaaaataataagaagaaagaaacaaaaatgtttaggCTAGCGTCGGCGCACCATGCGGGATGATCGGTGTCAACATTAGCGATTTCAGATTAAAATTGGTTGAATGAACTTAATCAGCAAAAATACAAGAAGTTTAatattaaattggtataattaaaatatttatgactaaatactaatataataggtttaagactttttgatacttttctaGGCATTAGTGTTCTTGACGTGATCATGAGCTTGACTTGTGAGTGTTTGCACCTTTGCACATTATAAACATTCTTGACTTTCTTGATTTTCCCTTTGAGAGGATTGCTCAATTTGACATCCATGGAGCGTTTGTTTCATGGTAAACAAATgattggaaaaacattttccaaaaaatatctCTTGaatcgcttataaaaatgaacgaatgaaaaatatttttattttttgcaaaattatttaaagataaattgttgttgataattaaaacatttttaattgactaattatctcaaacaatacaa harbors:
- the LOC104427458 gene encoding zinc finger protein 8-like, giving the protein MEQVQTPSGEKFLVTLLSGDAEGMAERISGPSVLEVKLSSDDHHGSAPAINLLNSLENILRNKPDRPKRNFNNSLATRAYGCKYCKAKFDTLQSLGGHQNAHRRQRAAERQAKERTWNTYAFSQANPYFDPSCFGVQAIPVPGHPMACRPRARPRAFPAPTNVVEPTYGWTLKRTMIMNPQASAWPRPAMANQLNGMAYRPMNYNGDPHFCTKVPPQSTGPRPPFANVFANGSSSGTQGLENGGLDLSLRL